One part of the Prunus persica cultivar Lovell chromosome G5, Prunus_persica_NCBIv2, whole genome shotgun sequence genome encodes these proteins:
- the LOC18778098 gene encoding uncharacterized protein LOC18778098 — MAAPENDEKSLHQELSLIILLADRVIKSAQEAECSKLDCADLAKQVDRLSQMLRSTVRIAATTQSLYERPVRRIVADVAKNLDRALTLVRKCKHSGVLRQVFSITTTADFRKVSNLLESSIGDMKWLLSVFESDGANLSLPPIASNDPILSWVWSYIATIQMGQLRDRVDAANSLASLARDNDRNKKIIVDEGGLTPLLKLLKEGSSPDAQVAAANALFHIATDLERVRIIIDLMGISVVVSVLGDSPMRVQTSVVKLVSEMAGLDRVAQEEFGRENVTRPLVSLLSMDTVLDDPKVQTGKPSIHNLVQINKELAVKGSNANSRSSSFSSHYHSDGSSRGAHYRKERDREAESPEVKLELKVGCAEALWKLCKECLLNSRKVTETKGLICLAKIIETEVGELQLNCLMTVMEIAAVAESNPDLRRAAFKPTSPAAKAVLDQLLRVIQEESSQELQIPAIKAIGSLARTFPARETRIVGPLVARLGNGDVDVATEAAIALGKFVSTDNFNCVEHSKTIIEFDGVPSLMRLLRTTDRINEQGHVNCLVLLCYLALHVGNSKALEQARALNTLEGGARSVVAQYPDLRDLFAKSMHNLTLYQAGAHPHRQTYMP; from the coding sequence ATGGCTGCCCCGGAAAATGACGAAAAGAGCCTTCACCAGGAGCTCTCGCTTATCATCCTTCTAGCCGATCGGGTCATCAAATCGGCCCAAGAGGCCGAGTGCTCCAAGCTGGACTGCGCCGACCTTGCCAAGCAAGTCGACCGCCTCTCCCAGATGCTCCGATCCACCGTCCGAATCGCCGCCACCACTCAGTCCCTCTACGAGCGACCCGTCCGCCGAATTGTCGCCGACGTGGCGAAGAACCTCGACCGGGCTTTGACTCTGGTCCGGAAATGCAAGCACAGTGGGGTCCTCAGACAAGTCTTCTCCATAACCACCACCGCCGATTTCAGGAAAGTCTCGAACCTTCTGGAATCGTCCATCGGAGACATGAAGTGGCTTCTCTCCGTGTTCGAGTCTGACGGCGCCAACCTCTCCCTGCCTCCGATCGCCAGCAACGACCCAATTCTCAGCTGGGTCTGGTCTTACATAGCCACTATCCAAATGGGTCAACTCAGAGACCGAGTCGACGCGGCTAACTCGCTCGCTTCCCTGGCTCGGGACAACGACCGAAACAAGAAGATAATCGTCGACGAAGGTGGCCTGACGCCGCTGCTAAAGCTTTTGAAAGAAGGGTCTTCCCCTGACGCCCAAGTTGCGGCGGCCAATGCTTTGTTTCATATCGCTACTGATCTAGAAAGGGTCCGAATTATCATCGATTTAATGGGAATTTCGGTTGTTGTTTCGGTTTTGGGTGATTCGCCGATGCGGGTTCAGACTTCCGTGGTGAAATTGGTGTCGGAAATGGCGGGGCTTGACCGGGTTGCGCAGGAGGAGTTTGGTAGGGAGAATGTGACGAGGCCTTTGGTGTCTTTGTTGTCCATGGATACGGTTCTGGATGATCCGAAGGTGCAAACGGGTAAGCCTAGCATTCATAATCTTGTTCAGATTAACAAAGAGTTAGCTGTAAAGGGTTCAAATGCCAATAGTCGCTCGTCGTCATTTTCGAGTCATTATCATTCAGATGGTAGTAGTAGAGGGGCGCATTATAGGAAAGAGAGGGACAGAGAGGCTGAGTCCCCTGAGGTGAAGCTTGAGCTCAAGGTTGGTTGTGCCGAGGCTTTGTGGAAATTGTGTAAAGAGTGCTTGTTGAATAGTAGAAAAGTTACTGAGACTAAAGGGTTGATTTGTTTGGCAAAGATTATTGAGACGGAAGTAGGGGAATTGCAGCTGAACTGCTTAATGACTGTGATGGAAATAGCCGCAGTGGCTGAGTCCAATCCCGACCTTAGAAGAGCGGCCTTTAAGCCTACCTCTCCGGCTGCAAAGGCGGTTTTGGATCAGCTTTTGAGAGTGATTCAAGAAGAGAGTAGTCAAGAATTGCAAATTCCTGCCATTAAGGCAATTGGATCGTTGGCAAGAACATTTCCTGCTAGGGAAACCCGAATTGTTGGTCCCTTGGTTGCCCGGCTTGGCAATGGGGATGTGGATGTGGCAACTGAGGCTGCTATTGCATTAGGGAAGTTTGTGAGTACGGACAATTTCAATTGTGTGGAGCATTCGAAGACGATCATTGAGTTTGATGGGGTTCCTTCTTTGATGAGATTGTTGCGGACCACTGATCGAATCAACGAACAGGGTCACGTCAACTGCTTAGTACTACTATGTTATCTAGCATTGCATGTTGGCAATAGCAAGGCTCTTGAACAAGCACGAGCATTGAATACTCTTGAGGGGGGAGCTCGTTCTGTTGTAGCTCAGTATCCTGATTTGAGGGATTTGTTTGCCAAATCCATGCACAATCTCACTCTTTATCAGGCTGGAGCTCATCCCCACAGGCAAACCTACATGCCCTAG
- the LOC18778086 gene encoding transcription factor MYB86: protein MGRHSCCLKQKLRKGLWSPEEDEKLFNYITRFGVGCWSSVPKLAGLQRCGKSCRLRWINYLRPDLKRGMFSQQEEDLIISLHEVLGNRWAQIAAQLPGRTDNEIKNFWNSCLKKKLLKQGIDPTTHKPLSEEEMKEKKSMDCSELKECLPMPEHEQGLPTIPAMSSSQGPTFLVNDSNYFDGAGVLTQASRAFDSLSYFEFQTGIEPSGYNSDLVSTQYHPTNVRPHFNQPHNTTYETSSNFGFTSMPSLANSDHGSMSGTDFSDNSASRLSSFFMNEVKECSSNSSNVSSYAAGFHMNNNSNNNNNNNVVENAAFSWDTDNKLDSLFQFHANGIKSEELIKPNSWQQGQQLLHAQNSVDFNSYPLTSLSEDLTGANFDVFQHI, encoded by the exons ATGGGACGCCATTCGTGTTGTTTGAAGCAGAAGTTAAGGAAAGGTCTGTGGTCAccagaagaagatgagaagcTCTTCAATTACATCACCAGGTTTGGTGTTGGTTGCTGGAGTTCAGTCCCAAAGCTTGCTG GTTTGCAGAGGTGTGGAAAGAGTTGCAGGTTGAGATGGATAAACTATTTGAGGCCTGATTTGAAGAGAGGGATGTTCTCACAACAAGAAGAGGATCTCATTATCAGTCTCCATGAAGTTCTTGGCAACAG GTGGGCTCAAATTGCAGCACAATTACCAGGCAGAACAGACAATGAGATAAAGAACTTCTGGAATTCAtgcttgaagaagaagctacTGAAGCAAGGAATTGACCCAACTACCCACAAGCCACTAAGCgaagaagaaatgaaagagaagaagagtaTGGATTGTTCAGAATTAAAAGAATGTTTGCCAATGCCAGAGCATGAACAAGGGCTTCCAACTATACCAGCCATGTCTTCCTCCCAAGGTCCAACATTTCTTGTCAATGATTCAAATTACTTTGATGGAGCTGGAGTTTTAACACAAGCCTCAAGAGCCTTTGATTCTCTCTCTTACTTTGAGTTCCAAACAGGTATTGAGCCATCTGGCTACAATTCAGATCTTGTTTCCACTCAATACCACCCTACCAATGTTAGACCCCATTTCAATCAACCCCATAATACTACTTATGAGACAAGCTCAAATTTTGGGTTCACTTCAATGCCAAGCTTAGCAAATTCGGACCACGGGAGCATGTCAGGGACAGATTTTTCTGATAATTCAGCTTCAAGACTGAGCTCATTTTTCATGAATGAAGTGAAGGAATGTTCAAGCAATAGCTCCAATGTGAGCAGCTATGCAGCAGGGTTCCATATgaacaacaacagcaacaacaacaacaacaacaacgtAGTCGAAAATGCAGCTTTTTCATGGGACACAGATAACAAACTAGACTCCTTGTTTCAATTCCATGCCAATGGGATAAAATCAGAGGAGCTTATCAAACCCAATTCATGGCAACAAGGGCAGCAGCTTCTTCATGCTCAAAATTCTGTAGATTTCAATAGCTATCCGTTAACGTCGCTGTCAGAAGATCTAACAGGTGCAAATTTTGATGTCTTCCAGCATATCTGA
- the LOC18777601 gene encoding histone deacetylase 6 isoform X2, which produces MESESGASLPSGPDAKKRRVTYFYEPTVGDYYYGQGHPMKPHRIRMAHNLIVHYGLHRRMEINRPFPAGPNDIRRFHSDDYVDFLASVSPETLAESSYSRHLKRFNVGEDCPVFDGLFGFCQASAGGSIGAAVKLNRQDADIALNWAGGLHHAKKSEASGFCYVNDIVLGILELLKVHKRVLYVDIDVHHGDGVEEAFYTTDRVMTVSFHKFGDFFPGTGHIKDVGAGTGKNYALNVPLNDGMDDESFRGLFRPILQKVMEMYQPDAVVLQCGADSLSGDRLGCFNLSVKGHADCLRFLRSFNVPLMVLGGGGYTIRNVARCWCYETAVAVGVEPDNKLPYNEYYEYFGPDYTLHIPPSNMENLNSPKEMEAIRNTLLDQLSRIPHTHTHSLSLPFSLSSYMF; this is translated from the exons aTGGAGTCGGAAAGCGGGGCGTCACTGCCGTCCGGACCAGACGCGAAGAAGCGGCGAGTGACATACTTCTACGAGCCCACCGTCGGCGACTACTACTATGGCCAAGGCCACCCGATGAAGCCCCACCGCATCCGCATGGCCCACAACCTAATCGTCCACTACGGACTCCATCGtcggatggagatcaaccgcCCCTTCCCCGCAGGCCCCAACGACATCCGCCGCTTCCACTCCGACGACTACGTCGACTTCCTCGCCTCCGTCAGCCCCGAGACCCTCGCTGAGTCCTCCTACTCCCGCCACCTCAAGCGCTTCAACGTCGGCGAGGATTGCCCCGTCTTCGACGGCCTATTCGGCTTCTGCCAGGCCTCCGCCGGCGGCTCCATCGGCGCCGCCGTCAAGCTCAACCGCCAGGACGCCGATATCGCCCTCAACTGGGCCGGCGGCCTCCACCACGCCAAGAAGTCCGAGGCCTCCGGCTTCTGTTATGTCAATGATATCGTCCTCGGCATTCTTGAGCTGCTCAAGGTTCACAAG CGTGTGCTTTATGTAGATATTGATGTGCACCATGGAGATGGAGTTGAGGAGGCATTTTACACCACTGACAGGGTCATGACTGTGTCGTTCCATAAATTTGGGGATTTCTTTCCTGGGACTGGGCACATTAAGGATGTTGGGGCAGGGACTGGGAAGAATTATGCGCTGAATGTCCCACTGAACGATGGAATGGATGACGAGAGTTTTCGTGGTCTGTTTCGGCCCATCCTCCAAAAAGTCATGGAGATGTATCAGCCTGATGCAGTTGTTCTACAGTGTGGTGCAGATTCATTGTCTGGTGATAGGTTGGGGTGCTTCAACTTGTCTGTCAAAGGCCATGCAGATTGTCTTCGTTTCCTTAGATCTTTTAATGTTCCTCTGATGGTATTGGGTGGTGGAGGTTATACGATCCGGAATGTTGCTCGTTGCTGGTGTTACGAG ACAGCAGTGGCGGTTGGGGTGGAACCTGATAATAAGTTGCCTTACAATGAATACTATGAGTATTTTGGTCCAGATTATACTCTTCATATTCCCCCATCCAACATGGAGAACCTAAACTCACCTAAAGAGATGGAGGCAATAAG GAATACGCTACTAGATCAACTTTCTAGAataccacacacacacacacactctctctctctccctttctctctctcatcatacatgttttga